Proteins encoded by one window of Anopheles maculipalpis chromosome X unlocalized genomic scaffold, idAnoMacuDA_375_x X_unloc_3, whole genome shotgun sequence:
- the LOC126566767 gene encoding uncharacterized protein LOC126566767 yields MGSDTDSDRSYLDSEERAIFEASLKKRRIIHRRALSPRVVMKPIDVSPGTLAAYKGKPPSALAETEEDQPSGLPAPADPMVVVISSPEPSLMMEGEKPEASAARKRTAPVTPPIPSPRRVASPETTAAAVRPGALNVTSEGASQQLEKLLAKLDQLTERLEASERENQALRRELELYRMGTRTVLELHSSAVGTGLGNQAVSQPGPSKRTARRSEQRARAEARKTSAHGPAHQRLLELQDTMRAEIMEEGQRQQRFGGQESRSQQDQLQSADRKKQPRASYRDALTTGWQVVGERRNRGAPKPPPQQQQRPQPPRAPQRAAQPTPRATRRRPDAILVIPAEGVSFADMYRPIRTAPALEDAQKFIRIGKRTPKGNLRMELTREVDSKALCERIQGVLGALGTAKVLTEMAEVIVRNVDHLTQEETLKEALRGALAKEPTVASIRMWELPDATKRARIRLARAEAEAIMGRTQALLIDHSACRMERVPRLAASQRRCFRCLERGHLAAFCTGVDRSQCCIRCGESGHRAAQCKKEVRCMRCGGPHRIAALSCRGGGRTGV; encoded by the coding sequence ATGGGTTCCGATACGGACAGCGACCGGTCGTATCTGGACTCAGAAGAGCGAGCAATCTTCGAGGCCTCTCTAAAGAAGAGGCGCATCATCCATAGAAGAGCGCTATCGCCAAGAGTGGTGATGAAACCCATTGATGTTTCACCGGGAACGTTGGCAGCCTACAAAGGCAAGCCACCCTCTGCTCTAGCGGAAACAGAGGAGGACCAACCTTCGGGCCTGCCGGCACCCGCCgacccgatggtggtggttatcTCCTCTCCAGAGCCATCTCTAATGATGGAAGGGGAGAAACCGGAGGCGAGTGCGGCGAGAAAGAGGACCGCACCCGTAACACCACCAATCCCGTCACCACGCAGGGTTGCGTCACCCGAAACGACGGCTGCTGCCGTCCGCCCGGGAGCCCTCAACGTGACGTCGGAGGGAGCCAGCCAGCAGCTGGAGAAACTGTTGGCGAAGCTGGACCAACTGACGGAGCGGTTGGAAGCAAGTGAGCGGGAGAACCAGGCTCTGAGACGAGAGCTGGAGTTGTACCGGATGGGGACACGGACGGTGTTGGAGTTGCACTCCTCCGCGGTGGGTACGGGCTTGGGAAACCAAGCGGTATCCCAGCCCGGACCCAGCAAGAGGACCGCGAGGCGGTCCGAGCAACGCGCGCGGGCGGAGGCCCGAAAAACATCAGCACACGGTCCTGCCCACCAGCGACTgctggaactgcaggacactatGCGCGCGGAAATCATGGAGGAGGGGCAAAGACAGCAGCGGTTCGGTGGCCAAGAGAGTCGGTCACAACAGGACCAGCTCCAGTCGGCCGATCGAAAGAAGCAGCCCAGGGCCTCTTATAGAGATGCCTTAACCACTGGGTGGCAGGTGGTGGGCGAGAGGCGCAATCGAGGTGCgcccaaaccaccaccgcaacaacagcagcggccGCAGCCGCCACGGGCACCACAACGCGCTGCCCAACCCACCCCTAGGGCCACAAGGCGTCGACCAGACGCTATCCTGGTAATTCCGGCGGAAGGAGTCTCCTTCGCCGATATGTACCGCCCTATCAGGACCGCCCCTGCGCTGGAGGACGCGCAGAAGTTCATCCGCATCGGCAAGCGTACGCCGAAGGGGAACCTCCGGATGGAGCTTACACGTGAGGTCGACTCTAAAGCACTATGCGAACGTATCCAGGGCGTCCTCGGTGCCCTGGGGACGGCAAAGGTGCTGACGGAGATGGCGGAGGTAATCGTCCGCAATGTCGACCACCTCACGCAGGAGGAGACTCTGAAGGAGGCACTACGAGGGGCTCTCGCTAAAGAGCCGACAGTGGCCTCCATAAGGATGTGGGAGCTGCCGGACGCCACCAAACGAGCTCGCATTCGTCTGGCGCGGGCGGAGGCGGAAGCAATCATGGGCAGGACACAAGCCCTGCTCATTGACCATTCCGCCTGCCGGATGGAGCGCGTTCCGAGGCTGGCGGCCTCTCAAcgacgctgcttccgctgtctCGAAAGAGGCCATTTGGCGGCCTTCTGCACTGGCGTGGACAGGAGCCAGTGCTGCATCAGATGCGGCGAGAGCGGCCATCGAGCAGCTCAGTGCAAAAAGGAAGTACGCTGTATGAGGTGTGGCGGCCCTCATCGCATTGCCGCGCTCAGCtgcagaggaggaggacggACGGGCGTGTGA